Part of the Sorghum bicolor cultivar BTx623 chromosome 1, Sorghum_bicolor_NCBIv3, whole genome shotgun sequence genome, GGGTAGTCCGTGCTCTGCACGCGCCAAATCCATTTTGCCGACGGCCGTCCTCCCCGCTTTCTTCGTCGGGAAGACTCGCCAGTCTCAGAGCACTCCACCCATGTGCATGCGTTCGCCAGTTGCAACCTTTTGGAGCAGCTACCACGATGACCATTTCCCAGTATTCATGAGTGTTGACACGTTCCAGGCTTCCAGCAGCTTGGATGCCAAGACATTGTGCGGGAAGACCACCATCCCAGGGTCCACGGGGCAGAATCTTCCTCTGCACACTTCAGGGGTTTCGAATCCGAACTCCAGGGGACATATATAAAGGCTCGAGGCGCCAAGGTTCAAGTTCACCGTCCAAGACAGACCATCTTGCCTCTTCCAAGAGACCAACACAGCACAAGAACATGCTGAGCTCGACCGTGGAGCTGATCACTCTCTGGGCGTCGTCATCCAGCCCGTCGCTACTGGCCTTCTGCTTCTCCCACCTCATCATCGCCGTCATCCTCGTCAGCGGCCGCGGAGACTGGACGCCGGGAGCCGCCGAAGCTGGAACGCCGGATGGCATTCTTCCTCGAGTGCGGGGAGGGAAGAGGAGAGATCGAGGGTCCGCTGCCGCTAGCGTCGTCGAGCACAGGCGCGGCTGTGCCCACGACGACGACGTCAACGGCCGCCCCACGGGGTGCGTCGCCGAAGTTGACACGGATGATGTCCAGGCGCAGTCAAGCGAGGAGAGCAGCGCGGCGGAGGATGGAGCTTCTGTTGATGATACGGTACAGGAGAAATGCCGTggtgacgacgaggaagaggatgAGCTCATGATGCGGGCCGAGGAGTTCATCCGGAGGATGAACAGAGTTTGGATGGCAGAAAACGTGCGCTTTTGCTGATGCGCTGGTGACTTGCTGCTATCCCAAGCGTGGTTGTTGTCTGCTTTGTACACTGTGTATGTTACGCAGGGAGAATCAGCTGGCAGGGAGGAAATCAGAGGAAATGATCAGTCATTAAATGCAAATCTGCAATACTCTTGCTTTTGCATGTCCTGGACGGATTAGGATACCTGTATGCTCCAGCAACTGTATGGGCTGGATTTCTTGATTGCGGCAGGGGCTGGAGGAGTAGAGGAAGGCAACCAGAGGTGGTGCCGGTGGGGAGGCGGCCGATGATTTCTACCTACTCAAGTTTTCTAGCCTTGCGCGACGACCGACGATTGATGAAtagggcctcgtttagttcaccccgaaatccaaaaagttttcaagattctccgtcacatcgaattttgcggcatatgcatgaagcattaaatatagacgaaaataaaatctaattacacagtttgtctgtaaatcataagacgaatcttttgatcctagttaattca contains:
- the LOC8078850 gene encoding uncharacterized protein LOC8078850 codes for the protein MLSSTVELITLWASSSSPSLLAFCFSHLIIAVILVSGRGDWTPGAAEAGTPDGILPRVRGGKRRDRGSAAASVVEHRRGCAHDDDVNGRPTGCVAEVDTDDVQAQSSEESSAAEDGASVDDTVQEKCRGDDEEEDELMMRAEEFIRRMNRVWMAENVRFC